GGGAAAGCCTTCGCCCTCGTACCCACGCGGGCCGGTGGTGATCGACCGCACCGGCCGCTCGGTGTCGGCGGGCCCGGGGCCGTGGACTCGCGGCAACGTCAGCGTGTTGGCCGTAACTGCAGGCATCTGACCTCCTCGTAAAGCGAACTACCCGATATAACCGGACTAGAGTCCACTTATTCCGGGGGGTCGGTGTCACGAGGTGCGGCAAGACGCCATCGCCCCGGCAGCCGTTTGCCGGGGCGATCGCGCGGAGTGTGCGAACGGCGGTGTCAGGATTTGCTGCGCGCGCTCTTGGCGGCAGATTTTTCGGTGCTCTTGCCCGCGTGGGCCAGCTGGCCGCCGGCGCTTTCAAGGTGCGCCCGGACGAACCATTGGAACTTCTCCAGCTGACCCGCCTGGCCGATCAACAGGTCCTGGGTGACCTGGTCGAGTTCGTCTGTCTCGTCGATGTATTGGCGGATGTCTTCGACGACCCCGTTGTAGACGAGGTCCAGCGCGGCCAAGTGGGCCTGGACGGTGTCGCGGCCGACCGAATAGTCGTCCCACGAGCGGTCCTTGATGATGGCACCAGGCGTGCCCTGCGGCGAAGAGCCCAGAGCGGCAATGCGTTCGGCGACATCGTCGGCGAAGCTGCGCACCGCATCCACCTGCGGGTCGATCATCTCGTGCACACCGATGAAGTTCGGGCCAACGACGTTCCAGTGAATGTGCTTGAGCGTCAGGTGAAGATCGTTGTAGGTGCTCAGTTGCTTTTGCAGCAGTTCGGTGAGGCGCGCCGCCTGCTTGTCGGTCAATCCCGGAATCGTGAACTGAGTCATCGCGTGTTTCCTTGTTTCCTTTCGTGGGGTTCCCACACAGTTACTTGCCCTGTTGGGTACCCGATGGCCGGTGCGAAAAACCGGCGGATCACAGTGAGTGGATTTGCTGCACCGGCAGGCGCGGCCCGCGGCGCGGTTCGTACGCCAATCCGCTGGCTTCGAGCAGCCGGACCACCCGCTGGCGGTGCGGCCGCATCGGCTCCAGCAGTTCGAGCATCCCCGCGTCGTCGGTGGGCTCTCCCCGCAACGTCCAGCCGATCATCTTCGGGATGTGGTAGTCGCCCACCGATACGGCGTCGGCGTCGCCGAAGGCCCGCTGCGCCGTCTCGGCGGCCGTCCACACGCCCACGCCCGGCAAGGACATCAACGCCTCGCGCGCCTGCGCCGCCGGCCGTGACGTCAACCGTTCCAGCGAGGCGGCGCGCTGGGCGCAGGTCACCACCGCTTGCGCCCGCCTCGGGTCGACGTTGGCCCGATGAAACTCCCACGACGGGATGGTTCGCCACTCCTGCGCCGACGGCAGCACCCGCATCCCCTCCGGGGCCGGTCCCGGCGCGGGCCTCCCGTACTTGGTCACCAGCACACGCCAGGAGCGAAACGCGTCGGCGCCGGGCACCCGCTGCTCGATGATCGCCGGGATCAGCGCCTCCAGCACCAGCCCGGTGCGGCCCAGCCGCAGGTGCGGCACCCGCTGGTGCGCGGCGGCGACCGTCGGGTGCCGCGGCACGAAGTCCGAGGCGTCGTCCTCGAGACCCAGCAGGGCGGGCAGCATTTCGACGAACTCCTGCGCGCCGCCCCCCCACGCCACACACTGCGCGGCGTCGGGGGCCGCGCGCGTGATTCTCGCCGTGACCGGGCCGGTGGGCAGCAGGCTGGTCCGCCAGATCGAACCGTCGCCGGGCGTCCGGAAGCAGGGATCCGCTGGACCACGGCGAAGCGGCGACAACGTGTGCCCGAAGCTGGCGGCCCCCGGGAACACGACCGTGCGCGTGCTCTTCACCTGATGACTCTCCGACTGCTCGATTGACCCTGAACTCCGTCCCCAGTCAATATTGCGGTGTGATGACGCCGTTCGATGACCCGCAGGGCGAACTGGCCTGGATGTTTTTGCAGAGCACCAGCGACGGCGGCGATCTGGACGAGGGCTTCGCGCTGCTGCGCGACGACTTCACCTACTGGACGCTGTTCACGCGTACCGCCTGCGACAAGGACACCTTCCGGCGCGCGATCGAGCGGCGCAAACAAGACCTCGAACTGGACATCGACTTGGTGCGCTGCGTAAACGAGGGAGAGACGGTGGTGGTGGAGGCGCACGCCACCGGCACGACGTCCGACGGCGTGGCCTATGACAGCCCGTTCGTGTGCATCTTCGACACGCGCGACGGCCTGATCGTCTCGATGCGCCTCTACAGCGATACCCGGGCGGCGGCGTCCGCGCTTCCCGGATGGGTCCCCTACTGAGGCGAGACGCTGATGTCGGCCTTGTCGGGGTAGAACGCGACGTGCCCGGCGATCGCGGCGACCGCCGGATACGGCTGCTCGTAGGTCCAGATCACGTCGTCGACGGTGTCACCGGATGAGGTCGTCACGCTGTAGTAGGTGGCGTCGCCCTTGAACGGGCAGTAGGTGCTGGTGTCGGTGCGGGTGAGCCGATCCTGTAGCACGTCGGCGATCGGAATGTATTGCACCGCAGGGATTGTGGCTTCGCGCAGTTCCAGCGCGTCGGTGGTGTCGGCGACCAACTCGCCGTTGACGCGGACCTGCACCCGGCCGTTCGTGGGCTCGATGGTGATGGGGTGCCCGGCGTTTGGCTCCAGGACTTGGCGGTGGGCCATGATCAATACCTCCTACAGACGCCTATTGAGGTTGCAACACCCCGCCGTCGTCAACCCTTCCCGTCCGGCGGGCCGAATGCGTACCGGTGGTACTGAGACATGTTCGCCGCGGCGGGGATCGCGGACATAACTCTGCCCAGGACCCGGGATGAGCGTGGCAACTGCGCGAAGGTGAACGACTCGAACCATCGCTCCCAGGCCAGCAACCGCACCCCCGGTACGGCTTCGACGATGTCGTCGGGTCCGTTGATCGCCCACTGCAGGGTCGACCCCGACCCTCGCACCACGGTGTTGAGCCATTGCGACTTGATCCCGAGCCAATTGAACACGTCGAACTGCAGTTCACCCGAACCGAACCGGTCGACGACTCGGCGCAGCAGCGCGGTGCCGTCCTGCTCGGTCAGGTACATGGTCAGCCCCTCCCCGATCATCAACGCAGGACGGTCGGCGGGGATTTCGCTCAGCCATGCCGGGTCGGTGACCGAGGCGGCAATGACACGATAGCGATCGCGGCTCGGGTAAAGCTGGGTGCGCAGCGCTGCGACCTCGGGGTAGTCGACGTCGTACCACTGGACGTCCGGGCCCGGCTGCACGCGGAAAAACCGGCTGTCCAGTCCGCAGCCCACGTGCAGCACGACCGAGCGTGGGTGCGCTGCAAGGAATTTGCGCGTCCACTCATCAAAGTGCGCCGAGCGGGTAGTGACCGACGGCGCCCGCCGGGCGGTGATGGTCGTTTTCTTCCAGTCGTAATCGATGCGGTCGACGATTTCCTTCGCGTACCGATCGCCCAGGATCGGTTTTTCGAAGTCGGCATCCAGCGCCTTCGCGTAGAAGGTCGCCAGCATGGTCTGGGGCGCCCCGGTGAGATCGACGGACACTCGTGCGGTATTCACACCGCCCGAGGCTAGTCCCACAGCAAGTGCCGCGCAGCGTCCTGAACAACGGCCGGCGTGGTGTTCAGCCGGGAGTCGTGCTCCTACCCTTGGCATTTCGCATCTCCGCCCAGAAGCGCGCCGCCTCGCGGATGGATTCCTCGACGGGGCGTGGCTGCCAACCCAATTCGCGGACGGCCTTGCTGTGGTCGACCGGCGCCTCGGCACGCATCATGCGCACCGACGCGAGGCTGAGCTCGGCGTCCTTGCCGGTGAGCCGGGCTCGCAGACTGCCCAGCGCGCCGAGGGCGTACAGCACCGGAACGGAGATGGAACGTCGCGGTGCCGGCACGCCAGCCTCGTCGGCCGCGATCCGCACGACGTCGGTCAGCGCGATCATCCGCTCTGAGATCAGGTACCGCTCGCCGATGCGCCCGCGCTCGGCCGCCAAGACCATGGCCCGGGCGGCGTCGGTGACGCCGACGACTTCCAACTCGATGCCGTCCATCGTGAAGGGCAGCTTGCCGAAGACGGCGCCGGCGATGAACGCGCCGTGCGGGGTGCCGCCCCAGTCGCCGCTGCCGTAGGTCGTCGACACGCACATCGCCACCGCGGGCAGCCCCGCCTCGGCCACGTAGCGCATCACCAGATCCTCGGCCTGGACCCGGGATTGGACGTAGTCCGACAGCCCGCGGGCGGCCACGATGTCGTCCTCGGTCGCCACGTGCCCGCGCCGCCGGCCGACGGTCGCGTACGTGCTCGTGAAGACGAACCTGCGCAGGTCGGGTTGCGCGACGGCCACGTCGAGAACGTTGCGCAACCCTTCGACATTGGTGTGAAACAGCGGCGAGGTGTCGCGCAGCCAGGCGCGGGTGTCCACGACGCAGTAGTAGACGTCGTCGACGCCGTCCATGGCCGCCCGCAGCACGGCGGAGTCGAACACGTCGCCGTGGAAGCGCGTGAGCTCGAGGTCGTCGATGGCGCGGGTGTTGGCGCCTTCGCGCACCATGGCCCGCACCTGATAGCCGTCGGCGACCAGCTGACGGGTCACATGCGAACCCAGAAATCCGTTGGCACCGATCACGAGCTTGGGCTTCGTGGTCATTGAGCCGCCCCTCCGTACTGCTCCATGAAACGCGCGGCGTCCTCGTCGAGGGTGCCGAGCTCCTGGGCCTTGCGGCACCACTTCATCGTGGCCTGCACGAAGCGCAGCGGGTTGTAGATGTCCTCCTGCTGACGCCACAGGCCGTCGCCGGCGTAGGTGATGATCGAGATGTTGGTGGCACCGATGACGGTGCCATCGCCGGGATCGCGCATCGGATTGTCGAGTTCCATGATGATCCGCCCCGTGGGTTCGTCGATCACCGACCACAGCGACGGGAACGCGACCATGTGGCTGCCGGGAAAACTGCCCATCGTCCTGCTGATCCACTCGCGGACCTCGTCGCGGCCGTGCATGGTGCCCGCCGCGTGTTCGATGTACAAGACGTCCGGAGTGTAGTGCTGGACCCACGCGTCCCAGTCGTGCGACTGGGCGGCCGCATCGACGGTAGCTTCGAATTGCTCGAACGCGGCGGCCAGTTCGCTACGGGAGAACTTCGGCGTACTCATGATTTCGCGGCACCATTGCAGCTCATCGGCGGAGTGTAGCCTGGGCGTCACTGTGGCGGTTAGGAGGACGAGCGATGACCAACCAGAAAGCGATTCTCGCCGGCGGGTGCTTCTGGGGAGTGCAGGAACTCATCCGCAAGCAGCCCGGAGTCGTCTCGACGCGGGTCGGCTACACCGGCGGTGACGTCCCCAACGCGACCTATCGCAACCACGGCACCCACGCCGAAGCCATCGAGATCGTCTACGACCCAGCGGAGACCGATTACCGGACGATGCTGGAGTTCTTCTTCCAGATCCACGACCCGACAACGAAGAACCGCCAGGGCAACGACCTGGGGATGAGTTACCGGTCGGCGATCTTCTACCTGGACGAGGAGCAGAAGCGGATCGCGCTGGACACCATCGCCGACGTCGAGGCGTCCGGCCTGTGGCCGGGCAAGGTGGTGACCGAGGTCAGCCCCGCCGGCGACTTCTGGGAAGCCGAGCCCGAACACCAGGACTACCTGCAGCACTATCCGAACGGATACACCTGCCACTTCATCCGCCCGGGCTGGAAGCTGCCGCGGCGGGCGTCAGCCAGCCAATAGGCGGATCAGCGCCGGCGCACCGTAATTCGGCCGCCGTCCTTCGGGGTGAACGCGACCCCGCGGCAGTGCCACCGCTCACCCGGTGCGTCGGTCGTCTCAATCGCCAAGCGGCGCAACACCGTCCGGAGCACGACGTCCATCTCCATGTTGGCGAATGCGGCCCCGACACAGCGGCGGGTGCCCCCACCGAACGGAACCCAGGCCAGCGCCGACGGTTTCGTGCCGATGAAGCGCTGCGGGTCGAAGCGGCCGGGATCGGGGAACAGCTCGGGGTTGTCGTGTAGCTGTGCGATGCCCACGATGATCGAGTAACCGCGCGGAATCACCCACTCGCCCAGTTGATAGGTCTCGGGGTAAACGTGGCGTCCGGCGAAGTCGATCACCGTCCTCGCCCGCTGGACCTCCAGGATTGTCGCCTGGCGCAGCTCGTTGCCGCCGCTATCGGCCTCCTCGACGAGGGCCGCCAGCACATCGGGGTGCCGGCTGATCCGCTCGAACGCCCACGCCAGCGTGGACGCGGTGGTTTCGTGGCCGGCGGCCAGCAGGGTGAGCAGCTCGTCGCCAATGTCCTTGTGTGACATGGCCGAACCGTCGTCGTAGGTGCTGCGCAGCAACAGGGCGAGCACATCGGTCCGCTCGGCGAAGTCCGGGTCCGCCCGCTCGGCCGCGATCAACGTGTCGATGACCTTGTCGTACTGGCGCCGCCACTCGTCGAGGCGGTACCACGGGCTGAACCGGCCGTAATTCC
The sequence above is drawn from the Mycobacterium marseillense genome and encodes:
- a CDS encoding nuclear transport factor 2 family protein → MTPFDDPQGELAWMFLQSTSDGGDLDEGFALLRDDFTYWTLFTRTACDKDTFRRAIERRKQDLELDIDLVRCVNEGETVVVEAHATGTTSDGVAYDSPFVCIFDTRDGLIVSMRLYSDTRAAASALPGWVPY
- a CDS encoding cytochrome P450, which codes for MSQQVVAPPAAVKLPPVARIPKAVQGIGFAMSRRSMMRRLSRRYGSVVALRLPMWGRVIAVSDPELAKQVFTTSPDELGNIQPNLSRLFGSGSVFALEGDDHRRRRRLLAPPFHGKSMKNYESIIEEETLREIAGWQQAESFATLPPMMRITLNAILRAVFGADGAELDELRRLIPPWVTLGSRLAALPKPKRNYGRFSPWYRLDEWRRQYDKVIDTLIAAERADPDFAERTDVLALLLRSTYDDGSAMSHKDIGDELLTLLAAGHETTASTLAWAFERISRHPDVLAALVEEADSGGNELRQATILEVQRARTVIDFAGRHVYPETYQLGEWVIPRGYSIIVGIAQLHDNPELFPDPGRFDPQRFIGTKPSALAWVPFGGGTRRCVGAAFANMEMDVVLRTVLRRLAIETTDAPGERWHCRGVAFTPKDGGRITVRRR
- a CDS encoding Dps family protein, producing the protein MTQFTIPGLTDKQAARLTELLQKQLSTYNDLHLTLKHIHWNVVGPNFIGVHEMIDPQVDAVRSFADDVAERIAALGSSPQGTPGAIIKDRSWDDYSVGRDTVQAHLAALDLVYNGVVEDIRQYIDETDELDQVTQDLLIGQAGQLEKFQWFVRAHLESAGGQLAHAGKSTEKSAAKSARSKS
- a CDS encoding DNA-3-methyladenine glycosylase family protein; translated protein: MKSTRTVVFPGAASFGHTLSPLRRGPADPCFRTPGDGSIWRTSLLPTGPVTARITRAAPDAAQCVAWGGGAQEFVEMLPALLGLEDDASDFVPRHPTVAAAHQRVPHLRLGRTGLVLEALIPAIIEQRVPGADAFRSWRVLVTKYGRPAPGPAPEGMRVLPSAQEWRTIPSWEFHRANVDPRRAQAVVTCAQRAASLERLTSRPAAQAREALMSLPGVGVWTAAETAQRAFGDADAVSVGDYHIPKMIGWTLRGEPTDDAGMLELLEPMRPHRQRVVRLLEASGLAYEPRRGPRLPVQQIHSL
- a CDS encoding nuclear transport factor 2 family protein, which translates into the protein MSTPKFSRSELAAAFEQFEATVDAAAQSHDWDAWVQHYTPDVLYIEHAAGTMHGRDEVREWISRTMGSFPGSHMVAFPSLWSVIDEPTGRIIMELDNPMRDPGDGTVIGATNISIITYAGDGLWRQQEDIYNPLRFVQATMKWCRKAQELGTLDEDAARFMEQYGGAAQ
- a CDS encoding NAD-dependent epimerase/dehydratase family protein; this encodes MTTKPKLVIGANGFLGSHVTRQLVADGYQVRAMVREGANTRAIDDLELTRFHGDVFDSAVLRAAMDGVDDVYYCVVDTRAWLRDTSPLFHTNVEGLRNVLDVAVAQPDLRRFVFTSTYATVGRRRGHVATEDDIVAARGLSDYVQSRVQAEDLVMRYVAEAGLPAVAMCVSTTYGSGDWGGTPHGAFIAGAVFGKLPFTMDGIELEVVGVTDAARAMVLAAERGRIGERYLISERMIALTDVVRIAADEAGVPAPRRSISVPVLYALGALGSLRARLTGKDAELSLASVRMMRAEAPVDHSKAVRELGWQPRPVEESIREAARFWAEMRNAKGRSTTPG
- a CDS encoding DUF427 domain-containing protein codes for the protein MAHRQVLEPNAGHPITIEPTNGRVQVRVNGELVADTTDALELREATIPAVQYIPIADVLQDRLTRTDTSTYCPFKGDATYYSVTTSSGDTVDDVIWTYEQPYPAVAAIAGHVAFYPDKADISVSPQ
- the msrA gene encoding peptide-methionine (S)-S-oxide reductase MsrA, which codes for MTNQKAILAGGCFWGVQELIRKQPGVVSTRVGYTGGDVPNATYRNHGTHAEAIEIVYDPAETDYRTMLEFFFQIHDPTTKNRQGNDLGMSYRSAIFYLDEEQKRIALDTIADVEASGLWPGKVVTEVSPAGDFWEAEPEHQDYLQHYPNGYTCHFIRPGWKLPRRASASQ
- a CDS encoding class I SAM-dependent methyltransferase translates to MSVDLTGAPQTMLATFYAKALDADFEKPILGDRYAKEIVDRIDYDWKKTTITARRAPSVTTRSAHFDEWTRKFLAAHPRSVVLHVGCGLDSRFFRVQPGPDVQWYDVDYPEVAALRTQLYPSRDRYRVIAASVTDPAWLSEIPADRPALMIGEGLTMYLTEQDGTALLRRVVDRFGSGELQFDVFNWLGIKSQWLNTVVRGSGSTLQWAINGPDDIVEAVPGVRLLAWERWFESFTFAQLPRSSRVLGRVMSAIPAAANMSQYHRYAFGPPDGKG